A genomic window from Betta splendens chromosome 17, fBetSpl5.4, whole genome shotgun sequence includes:
- the si:ch211-188c16.1 gene encoding uncharacterized protein si:ch211-188c16.1 isoform X2, producing MEEEGPINFKALRAKFQEEALLAQSRNSRPAVAEKPKLIPPPGGHCSSMVDTINSTVENKTPVIPGVIFRDALRVSGGKRPISFPPQPLKTSPPSQVSNIDSVTRQSLKERHLPLVLPVLSVKEQKVESPVKKEQNAEQERVKELLPQTRIKKKGLLLPFKSVKASKVGTENGEDPTYAELTTRPCSAPGELPSVEQLTTGDGDSVQSDQSTAECPLSSPDLTSPHHALSNADFENRLISTLERAKKKFSCRQILISTKPKSLLSPEHGCKDKPFCSPPKSSEVVERDLPLPPPIYLPHLACISARPFCKVNNSTRKSPLEKQFGKDKAQLLSGVTDISPTPTVPPKYPLPDLRTLGLQPAKPPRPPLVDLSSYQALHEVSPGLDPLLPGSEEPRSAQPVNFNTALDAPEFPEFDNTEIEPMEGERVDLAAIELEALTLVSTNLPAPLDFRFTDFEEPGPDSSVCDRAKRGVNIVDHDLKLGSQSIMPLDPARFPEPTNLPEFPEPFAPEQWSQSEEAVIDPPPNSQADGNDLRAVECHSAPEETELGDHSINNGYQPHIGVYQQGSYCDRDDNVYEDVENVNKFILIQNSRKFKTGIKNPYAESKPVKEEVHPKMWSRNSRLSQALSDWMGGICELPSSDLSTNILWSLNLGFDWGTLGQSVTFPGAAPVLSRLYVSGRCPVESKERQSPNTADHKEQKKKEKQRLEKEKKEQKEREKKENEMKKKFKVTGDEEPMYHAKVKVTSKVRKNDLPVKSGDTVSIIRTTNCPKGKWLAQDDSHRYGYISVMNVELNMKDVLELGKKAQAAGRGGPIEADTVSIGSRCSSHPVLTSSFTDDSEEWSCEDETLSPSNGSHCPQHNSSIPDVSCGLVSAQHTLSDAYSEDQHAQHEALQKLAVFFQHNKNMNDTNECADVLGSEGATPTNPKSPNFLCAVEEPPYLDQELDLAELELLPPPPLYADAF from the exons ATGGAAGAG GAAGGACCAATCAACTTCAAAGCTTTGAGGGCCAAATTTCAGGAAGAGGCTCTTTTGGCTCAATCCAGAAACAGTCGACCAGCTGTTGCAGAGAAACCCAAACTCATCCCACCTCCTGGAGGTCACTGCAGCTCCATGGTCGACACTATCAATAGCACTGTGGAAAACAAGACACCTGTGATTCCTGGGGTCATTTTTAGAGACGCACTGCGGGTGTCCGGAGGGAAGCGGCCAATTTCCTTTCCACCTCAGCCTCTGAAGACGTCCCCGCCATCGCAGGTTTCCAACATAGACAGCGTGACCAGGCAGTCCCTCAAAGAGCGGCACCTGCCCCTGGTGCTTCCTGTCCTGTCAGTAAAAGAGCAGAAGGTAGAATCGCCGGTGAAGAAGGAGCAGAATGCGGAACAAGAGCGAGTAAAAGAACTCCTGCCTCAAACCAGAATCAAAAAGAAGGGTTTGCTGCTTCCCTTTAAGTCAGTTAAAGCATCAAAAGTCGGTACAGAAAACGGAGAAGATCCCACATACGCTGAGTTGACCACTAGACCATGTAGTGCTCCTGGTGAGTTGCCCTCTGTGGAACAACTCACCACAGGGGACGGGGATTCAGTTCAAAGTGACCAGTCGACGGCTGAGTGCCCCCTCTCCAGTCCAGACCTCACCTCCCCGCATCATGCGCTGTCAAACGCCGACTTCGAGAACCGGCTCATTAGCACCTTGGAGAGGGCCAAGAAGAAGTTCTCCTGTCGGCAGATTTTGATTTCCACCAAACCCAAGAGCCTGCTCTCCCCTGAACACGGCTGTAAAGACAAGCCTTTCTGTTCGCCACCAAAGAGCAGTGAAGTTGTCGAGCGTGACCTGCCCCTACCCCCACCGATTTATCTTCCACACCTGGCCTGCATTTCAGCCCGGCCATTCTGCAAAGTCAATAACTCTACACGCA AGTCTCCATTGGAAAAGCAGTTTGGGAAGGATAAAGCTCAGCTTTTGTCTGGTGTCACAGATATTTCTCCTACACCTACTGTTCCTCCAAAGTACCCTTTGCCTGACCTGAGAACACTGggcctacagcctgcaaagccCCCCCGACCTCCATTAGTAGACCTTAGTTCCTACCAAGCACtccatg AGGTGTCACCAGGTCTTGACCCCCTTCTGCCTGGTTCTGAGGAACCAAGGTCTGCGCAGCCAGTAAATTTCAACACTGCACTTGACGCTCCTGAGTTTCCTGAATTTGATAATACGGAGATTGAACCCATGGAGGGAGAACGTGTTGATCTTGCAGCTATAGAACTGGAGGCATTGACCTTAGTCAGCACCAACCTTCCTGCGCCACTTGACTTTAGGTTCACTGATTTTGAAGAGCCAGGACCTGACTCATCAGTGTGTGATCGTGCAAAGCGCGGTGTGAACATTGTTGACCATGACCTGAAGCTCGGCAGTCAAAGCATAATGCCCCTCGATCCAGCCAGATTTCCTGAACCAACAAATCTTCCAGAGTTCCCAGAGCCTTTTGCACCAGAGCAGTGGTCTCAGAGCGAGGAGGCGGTCATAGACCCTCCTCCTAACTCCCAAGCTGATGGAAATGATCTGAGAGCTGTTGAGTGCCACTCTGCCCCAGAGGAAACGGAACTTGGTGACCATTCAATAAATAATGGCTATCAGCCGCATATAGG tGTCTATCAACAGGGCAGTTACTGTGACAGAGATGATAATGTTTATGAGGATGTTGAAAACGTCAACAAATTCATCTTAATCCAAAACTCCCGTAAATTTAAAACTGGGATCAAGA ATCCATATGCAGAGAGTAAACCTGTG aagGAAGAGGTGCATCCTAAGATGTGGTCACGGAATTCACg ATTGTCCCAAGCCCTGTCTGATTGGATGGGAGGTATCTGTGAACTGCCATCTTCAGATCTGTCCACAAATATCCTCTGGAGTTTAAATCTGGGCTTTGACTGGGGCACTCTTGGACAGTCAGTGACTtttcctggagcagctccagtttTGTCTCGGCTCTATGTCTCAGGTCGTTGTCCTGTTGAAAG TAAGGAACGCCAAAGCCCCAACACGGCCGACCAcaaggaacagaagaagaaagagaagcagcgactggagaaggaaaaaaaggagcaaaaggaaagagagaagaaggaaaatGAGATGAAGAAAAAGTTCAAA GTAACGGGTGATGAGGAGCCCATGTACCACGCAAAGGTGAAGGTGACCAGTAAAGTCCGCAAGAACGACCTGCCTGTGAAGAGTGGGGACACCGTCAGCATCATCCGCACCACCAACTGCCCCAAGGGCAAATGGCTGGCCCAAGATGACAGCCACAGAT ATGGTTATATTTCAGTCATGAATGTGGAGCTAAATATGAAGGATGTGCTCGAACTCGGCAAAAAGGCTCaagcagcaggacgaggaggCCCCATAGAGGCAGACACCGTCAGCATTGGGAGCAG ATGTTCTAGCCACCCTGTGTTAACAAGCAGCT TCACGGATGACAGTGAGGAGTGGTCGTGTGAAGATGAGACTCTGTCACCCTCCAACGGAAGCCA CTGTCCCCAGCACAATTCCTCCATTCCTGACGTGT CTTGTGGCCTAGTCAGCGCCCAGCACACTCTGAGCGATGCCTACTCGGAGGACCAGCACGCACA ACATGAAGCCCTGCAGAAACTAGCTGTTTTCTttcaacacaacaaaaacatgaatgaCACCAATGAATGTGCTGATGTTCTGGGTAGTGAAGGAGCAACACCCACAAA CCCCAAGTCACCAA ACTTCTTGTGTGCTGTGGAGGAGCCACCATATCT AGACCAGGAGCTTGACTTGGCAGAGCTGGaactccttcctcctccacctctataTGCAGACGCTTTCTAA
- the si:ch211-188c16.1 gene encoding FYN-binding protein 1 isoform X4, translating into MEEEGPINFKALRAKFQEEALLAQSRNSRPAVAEKPKLIPPPGGHCSSMVDTINSTVENKTPVIPGVIFRDALRVSGGKRPISFPPQPLKTSPPSQVSNIDSVTRQSLKERHLPLVLPVLSVKEQKVESPVKKEQNAEQERVKELLPQTRIKKKGLLLPFKSVKASKVGTENGEDPTYAELTTRPCSAPGELPSVEQLTTGDGDSVQSDQSTAECPLSSPDLTSPHHALSNADFENRLISTLERAKKKFSCRQILISTKPKSLLSPEHGCKDKPFCSPPKSSEVVERDLPLPPPIYLPHLACISARPFCKVNNSTRKSPLEKQFGKDKAQLLSGVTDISPTPTVPPKYPLPDLRTLGLQPAKPPRPPLVDLSSYQALHEVSPGLDPLLPGSEEPRSAQPVNFNTALDAPEFPEFDNTEIEPMEGERVDLAAIELEALTLVSTNLPAPLDFRFTDFEEPGPDSSVCDRAKRGVNIVDHDLKLGSQSIMPLDPARFPEPTNLPEFPEPFAPEQWSQSEEAVIDPPPNSQADGNDLRAVECHSAPEETELGDHSINNGYQPHIGVYQQGSYCDRDDNVYEDVENVNKFILIQNSRKFKTGIKNPYAESKPVKEEVHPKMWSRNSRKERQSPNTADHKEQKKKEKQRLEKEKKEQKEREKKENEMKKKFKVTGDEEPMYHAKVKVTSKVRKNDLPVKSGDTVSIIRTTNCPKGKWLAQDDSHRYGYISVMNVELNMKDVLELGKKAQAAGRGGPIEADTVSIGSRCSSHPVLTSSFTDDSEEWSCEDETLSPSNGSHSCPQHNSSIPDVSCGLVSAQHTLSDAYSEDQHAQHEALQKLAVFFQHNKNMNDTNECADVLGSEGATPTNPKSPNFLCAVEEPPYLDQELDLAELELLPPPPLYADAF; encoded by the exons ATGGAAGAG GAAGGACCAATCAACTTCAAAGCTTTGAGGGCCAAATTTCAGGAAGAGGCTCTTTTGGCTCAATCCAGAAACAGTCGACCAGCTGTTGCAGAGAAACCCAAACTCATCCCACCTCCTGGAGGTCACTGCAGCTCCATGGTCGACACTATCAATAGCACTGTGGAAAACAAGACACCTGTGATTCCTGGGGTCATTTTTAGAGACGCACTGCGGGTGTCCGGAGGGAAGCGGCCAATTTCCTTTCCACCTCAGCCTCTGAAGACGTCCCCGCCATCGCAGGTTTCCAACATAGACAGCGTGACCAGGCAGTCCCTCAAAGAGCGGCACCTGCCCCTGGTGCTTCCTGTCCTGTCAGTAAAAGAGCAGAAGGTAGAATCGCCGGTGAAGAAGGAGCAGAATGCGGAACAAGAGCGAGTAAAAGAACTCCTGCCTCAAACCAGAATCAAAAAGAAGGGTTTGCTGCTTCCCTTTAAGTCAGTTAAAGCATCAAAAGTCGGTACAGAAAACGGAGAAGATCCCACATACGCTGAGTTGACCACTAGACCATGTAGTGCTCCTGGTGAGTTGCCCTCTGTGGAACAACTCACCACAGGGGACGGGGATTCAGTTCAAAGTGACCAGTCGACGGCTGAGTGCCCCCTCTCCAGTCCAGACCTCACCTCCCCGCATCATGCGCTGTCAAACGCCGACTTCGAGAACCGGCTCATTAGCACCTTGGAGAGGGCCAAGAAGAAGTTCTCCTGTCGGCAGATTTTGATTTCCACCAAACCCAAGAGCCTGCTCTCCCCTGAACACGGCTGTAAAGACAAGCCTTTCTGTTCGCCACCAAAGAGCAGTGAAGTTGTCGAGCGTGACCTGCCCCTACCCCCACCGATTTATCTTCCACACCTGGCCTGCATTTCAGCCCGGCCATTCTGCAAAGTCAATAACTCTACACGCA AGTCTCCATTGGAAAAGCAGTTTGGGAAGGATAAAGCTCAGCTTTTGTCTGGTGTCACAGATATTTCTCCTACACCTACTGTTCCTCCAAAGTACCCTTTGCCTGACCTGAGAACACTGggcctacagcctgcaaagccCCCCCGACCTCCATTAGTAGACCTTAGTTCCTACCAAGCACtccatg AGGTGTCACCAGGTCTTGACCCCCTTCTGCCTGGTTCTGAGGAACCAAGGTCTGCGCAGCCAGTAAATTTCAACACTGCACTTGACGCTCCTGAGTTTCCTGAATTTGATAATACGGAGATTGAACCCATGGAGGGAGAACGTGTTGATCTTGCAGCTATAGAACTGGAGGCATTGACCTTAGTCAGCACCAACCTTCCTGCGCCACTTGACTTTAGGTTCACTGATTTTGAAGAGCCAGGACCTGACTCATCAGTGTGTGATCGTGCAAAGCGCGGTGTGAACATTGTTGACCATGACCTGAAGCTCGGCAGTCAAAGCATAATGCCCCTCGATCCAGCCAGATTTCCTGAACCAACAAATCTTCCAGAGTTCCCAGAGCCTTTTGCACCAGAGCAGTGGTCTCAGAGCGAGGAGGCGGTCATAGACCCTCCTCCTAACTCCCAAGCTGATGGAAATGATCTGAGAGCTGTTGAGTGCCACTCTGCCCCAGAGGAAACGGAACTTGGTGACCATTCAATAAATAATGGCTATCAGCCGCATATAGG tGTCTATCAACAGGGCAGTTACTGTGACAGAGATGATAATGTTTATGAGGATGTTGAAAACGTCAACAAATTCATCTTAATCCAAAACTCCCGTAAATTTAAAACTGGGATCAAGA ATCCATATGCAGAGAGTAAACCTGTG aagGAAGAGGTGCATCCTAAGATGTGGTCACGGAATTCACg TAAGGAACGCCAAAGCCCCAACACGGCCGACCAcaaggaacagaagaagaaagagaagcagcgactggagaaggaaaaaaaggagcaaaaggaaagagagaagaaggaaaatGAGATGAAGAAAAAGTTCAAA GTAACGGGTGATGAGGAGCCCATGTACCACGCAAAGGTGAAGGTGACCAGTAAAGTCCGCAAGAACGACCTGCCTGTGAAGAGTGGGGACACCGTCAGCATCATCCGCACCACCAACTGCCCCAAGGGCAAATGGCTGGCCCAAGATGACAGCCACAGAT ATGGTTATATTTCAGTCATGAATGTGGAGCTAAATATGAAGGATGTGCTCGAACTCGGCAAAAAGGCTCaagcagcaggacgaggaggCCCCATAGAGGCAGACACCGTCAGCATTGGGAGCAG ATGTTCTAGCCACCCTGTGTTAACAAGCAGCT TCACGGATGACAGTGAGGAGTGGTCGTGTGAAGATGAGACTCTGTCACCCTCCAACGGAAGCCA TAGCTGTCCCCAGCACAATTCCTCCATTCCTGACGTGT CTTGTGGCCTAGTCAGCGCCCAGCACACTCTGAGCGATGCCTACTCGGAGGACCAGCACGCACA ACATGAAGCCCTGCAGAAACTAGCTGTTTTCTttcaacacaacaaaaacatgaatgaCACCAATGAATGTGCTGATGTTCTGGGTAGTGAAGGAGCAACACCCACAAA CCCCAAGTCACCAA ACTTCTTGTGTGCTGTGGAGGAGCCACCATATCT AGACCAGGAGCTTGACTTGGCAGAGCTGGaactccttcctcctccacctctataTGCAGACGCTTTCTAA
- the si:ch211-188c16.1 gene encoding uncharacterized protein si:ch211-188c16.1 isoform X1, which yields MEEEGPINFKALRAKFQEEALLAQSRNSRPAVAEKPKLIPPPGGHCSSMVDTINSTVENKTPVIPGVIFRDALRVSGGKRPISFPPQPLKTSPPSQVSNIDSVTRQSLKERHLPLVLPVLSVKEQKVESPVKKEQNAEQERVKELLPQTRIKKKGLLLPFKSVKASKVGTENGEDPTYAELTTRPCSAPGELPSVEQLTTGDGDSVQSDQSTAECPLSSPDLTSPHHALSNADFENRLISTLERAKKKFSCRQILISTKPKSLLSPEHGCKDKPFCSPPKSSEVVERDLPLPPPIYLPHLACISARPFCKVNNSTRKSPLEKQFGKDKAQLLSGVTDISPTPTVPPKYPLPDLRTLGLQPAKPPRPPLVDLSSYQALHEVSPGLDPLLPGSEEPRSAQPVNFNTALDAPEFPEFDNTEIEPMEGERVDLAAIELEALTLVSTNLPAPLDFRFTDFEEPGPDSSVCDRAKRGVNIVDHDLKLGSQSIMPLDPARFPEPTNLPEFPEPFAPEQWSQSEEAVIDPPPNSQADGNDLRAVECHSAPEETELGDHSINNGYQPHIGVYQQGSYCDRDDNVYEDVENVNKFILIQNSRKFKTGIKNPYAESKPVKEEVHPKMWSRNSRLSQALSDWMGGICELPSSDLSTNILWSLNLGFDWGTLGQSVTFPGAAPVLSRLYVSGRCPVESKERQSPNTADHKEQKKKEKQRLEKEKKEQKEREKKENEMKKKFKVTGDEEPMYHAKVKVTSKVRKNDLPVKSGDTVSIIRTTNCPKGKWLAQDDSHRYGYISVMNVELNMKDVLELGKKAQAAGRGGPIEADTVSIGSRCSSHPVLTSSFTDDSEEWSCEDETLSPSNGSHSCPQHNSSIPDVSCGLVSAQHTLSDAYSEDQHAQHEALQKLAVFFQHNKNMNDTNECADVLGSEGATPTNPKSPNFLCAVEEPPYLDQELDLAELELLPPPPLYADAF from the exons ATGGAAGAG GAAGGACCAATCAACTTCAAAGCTTTGAGGGCCAAATTTCAGGAAGAGGCTCTTTTGGCTCAATCCAGAAACAGTCGACCAGCTGTTGCAGAGAAACCCAAACTCATCCCACCTCCTGGAGGTCACTGCAGCTCCATGGTCGACACTATCAATAGCACTGTGGAAAACAAGACACCTGTGATTCCTGGGGTCATTTTTAGAGACGCACTGCGGGTGTCCGGAGGGAAGCGGCCAATTTCCTTTCCACCTCAGCCTCTGAAGACGTCCCCGCCATCGCAGGTTTCCAACATAGACAGCGTGACCAGGCAGTCCCTCAAAGAGCGGCACCTGCCCCTGGTGCTTCCTGTCCTGTCAGTAAAAGAGCAGAAGGTAGAATCGCCGGTGAAGAAGGAGCAGAATGCGGAACAAGAGCGAGTAAAAGAACTCCTGCCTCAAACCAGAATCAAAAAGAAGGGTTTGCTGCTTCCCTTTAAGTCAGTTAAAGCATCAAAAGTCGGTACAGAAAACGGAGAAGATCCCACATACGCTGAGTTGACCACTAGACCATGTAGTGCTCCTGGTGAGTTGCCCTCTGTGGAACAACTCACCACAGGGGACGGGGATTCAGTTCAAAGTGACCAGTCGACGGCTGAGTGCCCCCTCTCCAGTCCAGACCTCACCTCCCCGCATCATGCGCTGTCAAACGCCGACTTCGAGAACCGGCTCATTAGCACCTTGGAGAGGGCCAAGAAGAAGTTCTCCTGTCGGCAGATTTTGATTTCCACCAAACCCAAGAGCCTGCTCTCCCCTGAACACGGCTGTAAAGACAAGCCTTTCTGTTCGCCACCAAAGAGCAGTGAAGTTGTCGAGCGTGACCTGCCCCTACCCCCACCGATTTATCTTCCACACCTGGCCTGCATTTCAGCCCGGCCATTCTGCAAAGTCAATAACTCTACACGCA AGTCTCCATTGGAAAAGCAGTTTGGGAAGGATAAAGCTCAGCTTTTGTCTGGTGTCACAGATATTTCTCCTACACCTACTGTTCCTCCAAAGTACCCTTTGCCTGACCTGAGAACACTGggcctacagcctgcaaagccCCCCCGACCTCCATTAGTAGACCTTAGTTCCTACCAAGCACtccatg AGGTGTCACCAGGTCTTGACCCCCTTCTGCCTGGTTCTGAGGAACCAAGGTCTGCGCAGCCAGTAAATTTCAACACTGCACTTGACGCTCCTGAGTTTCCTGAATTTGATAATACGGAGATTGAACCCATGGAGGGAGAACGTGTTGATCTTGCAGCTATAGAACTGGAGGCATTGACCTTAGTCAGCACCAACCTTCCTGCGCCACTTGACTTTAGGTTCACTGATTTTGAAGAGCCAGGACCTGACTCATCAGTGTGTGATCGTGCAAAGCGCGGTGTGAACATTGTTGACCATGACCTGAAGCTCGGCAGTCAAAGCATAATGCCCCTCGATCCAGCCAGATTTCCTGAACCAACAAATCTTCCAGAGTTCCCAGAGCCTTTTGCACCAGAGCAGTGGTCTCAGAGCGAGGAGGCGGTCATAGACCCTCCTCCTAACTCCCAAGCTGATGGAAATGATCTGAGAGCTGTTGAGTGCCACTCTGCCCCAGAGGAAACGGAACTTGGTGACCATTCAATAAATAATGGCTATCAGCCGCATATAGG tGTCTATCAACAGGGCAGTTACTGTGACAGAGATGATAATGTTTATGAGGATGTTGAAAACGTCAACAAATTCATCTTAATCCAAAACTCCCGTAAATTTAAAACTGGGATCAAGA ATCCATATGCAGAGAGTAAACCTGTG aagGAAGAGGTGCATCCTAAGATGTGGTCACGGAATTCACg ATTGTCCCAAGCCCTGTCTGATTGGATGGGAGGTATCTGTGAACTGCCATCTTCAGATCTGTCCACAAATATCCTCTGGAGTTTAAATCTGGGCTTTGACTGGGGCACTCTTGGACAGTCAGTGACTtttcctggagcagctccagtttTGTCTCGGCTCTATGTCTCAGGTCGTTGTCCTGTTGAAAG TAAGGAACGCCAAAGCCCCAACACGGCCGACCAcaaggaacagaagaagaaagagaagcagcgactggagaaggaaaaaaaggagcaaaaggaaagagagaagaaggaaaatGAGATGAAGAAAAAGTTCAAA GTAACGGGTGATGAGGAGCCCATGTACCACGCAAAGGTGAAGGTGACCAGTAAAGTCCGCAAGAACGACCTGCCTGTGAAGAGTGGGGACACCGTCAGCATCATCCGCACCACCAACTGCCCCAAGGGCAAATGGCTGGCCCAAGATGACAGCCACAGAT ATGGTTATATTTCAGTCATGAATGTGGAGCTAAATATGAAGGATGTGCTCGAACTCGGCAAAAAGGCTCaagcagcaggacgaggaggCCCCATAGAGGCAGACACCGTCAGCATTGGGAGCAG ATGTTCTAGCCACCCTGTGTTAACAAGCAGCT TCACGGATGACAGTGAGGAGTGGTCGTGTGAAGATGAGACTCTGTCACCCTCCAACGGAAGCCA TAGCTGTCCCCAGCACAATTCCTCCATTCCTGACGTGT CTTGTGGCCTAGTCAGCGCCCAGCACACTCTGAGCGATGCCTACTCGGAGGACCAGCACGCACA ACATGAAGCCCTGCAGAAACTAGCTGTTTTCTttcaacacaacaaaaacatgaatgaCACCAATGAATGTGCTGATGTTCTGGGTAGTGAAGGAGCAACACCCACAAA CCCCAAGTCACCAA ACTTCTTGTGTGCTGTGGAGGAGCCACCATATCT AGACCAGGAGCTTGACTTGGCAGAGCTGGaactccttcctcctccacctctataTGCAGACGCTTTCTAA